The proteins below are encoded in one region of Lactuca sativa cultivar Salinas chromosome 3, Lsat_Salinas_v11, whole genome shotgun sequence:
- the LOC111906352 gene encoding flocculation protein FLO11-like, whose protein sequence is MDRNRVPIMADSLLSSIATFHTTKIIITDPTKFSYIDSIPETMLGSISATNNVLQQYRKRKAIGPRELMPVMLRSIEGADKPAKRGKKPELQKEGPVTKPSKGQTPKKRKTDKAAPSLPQPKKQKKPARKLILQSSSSSNSEYVPPRQKNAPYSENESSDEEVVGRGDTPPRSPTPEIPVRSLPPSPPPITIPASIPPVSQTTTSQPFTSKPIPTPIFTNTNSTTTTKPTFTIPKPPVTEPTFTTQPPPTTEPPTTSKPLSPTPSIDTTPILGGEDLEFDSTYFSPYRVQSEDDDDEPVTKSHLKVVNDKLDQLLSSSSFGAYSDAALKALFSSVAAEHSASLTAAAKPIEASTSQCQQASRVVDASTKECKEANAIVDKLVSQAHIFLYSLQAAAAKNDATVTSSIETLQQTLQSECSKVEAARLAIEQANDAFHANFNELLSQLQADLAMENGVMDEVSRRTNQLKLQTHKLRTARAEIDDLKSEREVIRSFATDVPSILLHLIEVHDPLVTITTQRHLAEKLRSTLDVLSRIEGVSQKKQETNQPPPSTSKTAAEPKGNEALVSNKEKKKKKIGEDDTDNEEDDVYVEVLRKPIPKVDSSEKRTGEMSKKERAELKQK, encoded by the exons ATGGATCGCAATCGTGTTCCTATTATGGCGGATTCCTTGCTTTCCTCCATAGCCACCTTTCATACGACGAAGATCATCATCACTGACCCCACAAAGTTTTCGTACATCGACTCAATTCCTGAAACCATGCTCGGTAGTATCTCTGCAACCAATAACGTACTTCAGCAGTATAGGAAGCGTAAAGCTATTGGTCCACGTGAACTTATGCCGGTGATGCTTCGTTCAATTGAAGGAGCTGATAAACCAGCCAAAAGGGGCAAGAAACCTGAATTACAGAAGGAGGGACCTGTAACAAAACCATCCAAGGGGCAGACCCCCAAGAAGAGGAAGACTGATAAAGCTGCTCCTTCTCTACCTCAACCTAAAAAGCAGAAGAAGCCTGCTAGGAaacttattcttcaatcctcaagTAGTTCGAATTCAGAATATGTTCCTCCTAGGCAGAAGAACGCTCCATACTCTGAGAACGAAAGTTCTGATGAAGAGGTTGTGGGTCGAGGCGACACTCCACCTCGCTCCCCTACTCCAGAAATTCCAGTTCGTTCTTtgcctccttcacctccacctatTACAATTCCTGCTTCTATCCCTCCTGTCTCTCAAACAACCACTTCTCAACCCTTCACTTCAAAACCTATTCCCACTCCCATTTTCACAAATACAAACTCTACCACCACCACAAAACCTACCTTCACTATTCCCaaaccaccagtaaccgaacctACTTTTACAACCCAACCTCCAccaacaaccgaacctccaactACTTCTAAACCCTTATCTCCCACACCTTCTATAGACACAACCCCAATTttgggcggtgaggacttggagttcGACTCTACATACTTCAGTCCATATCGAGTCCAGAGTGAGGATGATGACGATGAGCCTGTCACCAAAAGTCATCTCAAAGTAGTAAACGACAAGCTAGATCAACTGCTTTCCTCATCTTCCTTCGGGGCTTATTCAGATGCTGCATTGAAGGCCTTGTTCTCCTCAGTTGCTGCTGAACATTCAGCCTCCTTAACTGCTGCAGCCAAGCCTATTGAAGCCTCCACTTCTCAGTGTCAACAGGCCTCTCGTGTTGTTGATGCCtctacaaaggagtgcaaggaagcgaACGCAatagtcgataaactagtttcccAGGCTCACATATTTTTATACTCTTTGCAGGCTGCTGCTGCCAAGAATGATGCTACAGTTACTTCTTCTATAGAAACTCTTCAACAAACTCTTCAGTCTGAATGCTCGAAGGTTGAAGCAGCACGCCTTGCTATTGAACAGGCGAATGACGCGTTCCATGCTAATTTCAACGAACTCTTATCTCAACTACAAGCGGACTTAGCTATGGAAAATGGTGTTATGGATGAGGTTTCCAGACGCACAAATCAGCTTAAATTACAAACTCACAAGCTGCGAACTGCTCGTGCTGAGATTGATGACCTCAAGTCAGAGAGGGAGGTTATAAGGAGTTTTGCTACAGATGTTCCCTCCATCCTTCTTCATCTAATTGAAGTTCATGATCCCCTTGTCACTATCACCACCCAAAGGCATTTGGCAGAAAAGCTCCGATCGACACTAGACGTCCTCAGCCGAATCGAGGGTGTTTCG CAAAAAAAGCAAGAAACAAATCAACCTCCTCCTTCTACCTCCAAGACAGctgctgaaccgaagggtaatgaagctttggTTAGCAATaaggagaagaaaaagaagaaaatcggTGAAGATGATACCGACAACGAAGAAGATGATGTCTACGTTGAAGTTCTTAGGAAGCCTATCCCAAAGGTTGATTCTTCAGAAAAACGAACTGGAGAAATGTCCAAGAAGGAGAGGGCTGAGCTAAAACAGAAGTGA